In Nocardia sp. NBC_00403, one DNA window encodes the following:
- the iolD gene encoding 3D-(3,5/4)-trihydroxycyclohexane-1,2-dione acylhydrolase (decyclizing), with the protein MKLTAAQALVAWLIAQRSETIDGHEVPLFPAVFAIFGHGNVLGLGTALHERRDEIPVWRGHTEEGMALAAVGLAKATHRRQVGVATSSIGPGALNMVTAAGVAHANRLPLLLLPGDTFTTRAPDPVLQQVEHFGDGTLTVNDAFRAVSRYFDRITRPEQLLATLPQVARVLTDAADAGPVTLALPQDVQAEIYDFPESFFEPVVHRVVRSRADQRSLADAAAVLRASSRPLLVLGGGVRYSGAAADAVELAERHGIPIVETTAGRTLIPHQHPLYAGPLGVTGSASANTMAGAADLVLAVGTRLQDFTTASWTVFAPDATLITINAARFDAVKHGALALVGDAAAALRDLAVQLDPNMLGQNEIRRSGDTDAEWRVDADWTARAAAVRTEWDAHIDTLRAPTTGLPTYAQVVGVVNELSGPDDYVMTASGGMPGELVGGWRATGGAPTMDVEYGFSCMGYEIAGAWGAAMAHDGLVTTMLGDGSYLMLNSELFSAAFAGHPLVAIVCDNDGYAVIARLQEGQGGEPFNNFYANCRTNHAEPPRVDFAAHARALGCAVFTATDVDEVRNAYAQARTAARDESRPAVLVVRTQPSAWTEAGAWWEVGVPEHLSGRAAYEESKARQVRYL; encoded by the coding sequence ATGAAGCTGACCGCGGCCCAAGCGTTGGTGGCGTGGCTGATCGCCCAGCGGTCGGAGACCATCGACGGGCATGAAGTGCCCTTGTTTCCAGCAGTGTTCGCGATATTCGGGCACGGCAACGTGCTCGGCCTCGGTACCGCGCTGCATGAGCGCCGCGACGAGATACCGGTCTGGCGCGGACACACCGAGGAGGGGATGGCGTTGGCGGCGGTGGGACTGGCCAAGGCGACCCATCGGCGGCAGGTCGGGGTTGCGACCTCCTCCATCGGACCCGGCGCACTGAACATGGTGACGGCGGCCGGAGTTGCGCATGCGAATCGGCTTCCGCTGCTGCTGCTTCCCGGTGACACGTTCACCACGCGCGCGCCGGATCCGGTGCTGCAGCAGGTGGAGCATTTCGGCGACGGGACGCTCACGGTGAACGACGCCTTTCGGGCCGTGAGCCGCTATTTCGATCGAATCACCCGGCCCGAGCAGTTGCTCGCAACGCTGCCCCAGGTGGCGCGGGTCCTCACCGACGCGGCTGATGCCGGGCCGGTGACACTCGCGCTGCCGCAAGACGTCCAGGCCGAGATCTACGACTTTCCGGAGTCGTTCTTCGAACCGGTCGTGCATCGCGTGGTCCGGTCCCGCGCGGATCAGCGATCCCTGGCCGATGCCGCTGCGGTGCTGCGGGCGTCGTCGCGGCCGCTGCTGGTGCTCGGCGGCGGAGTTCGCTACTCCGGAGCGGCCGCAGACGCGGTGGAACTCGCTGAGCGGCACGGGATCCCGATCGTCGAGACGACGGCGGGCCGCACCTTGATCCCGCATCAGCACCCCCTGTATGCCGGACCGCTCGGCGTCACCGGCTCGGCTTCGGCCAACACGATGGCCGGCGCGGCCGACCTGGTGCTCGCGGTGGGCACCCGGCTGCAGGACTTCACGACGGCGTCCTGGACGGTGTTCGCCCCCGACGCCACTCTGATCACGATCAACGCGGCCCGCTTCGACGCTGTCAAACACGGCGCGCTCGCGCTCGTGGGTGATGCCGCCGCGGCGCTCCGGGATCTCGCTGTGCAGCTCGACCCGAATATGCTCGGGCAGAACGAGATTCGACGCTCAGGTGACACCGACGCCGAGTGGCGAGTCGATGCCGACTGGACGGCACGAGCAGCCGCGGTGCGCACCGAATGGGACGCCCACATCGACACGTTGCGCGCCCCGACCACCGGCCTGCCCACCTACGCCCAGGTGGTCGGCGTCGTCAACGAGCTGAGTGGGCCGGACGACTACGTCATGACCGCGTCCGGCGGCATGCCCGGCGAACTCGTCGGCGGCTGGCGCGCCACCGGCGGCGCACCGACCATGGATGTCGAATACGGCTTCTCCTGTATGGGATACGAGATCGCGGGCGCGTGGGGCGCGGCAATGGCACACGACGGCCTGGTCACCACCATGCTCGGCGATGGTTCCTATCTCATGCTGAACTCCGAGCTGTTCTCGGCGGCCTTCGCCGGCCACCCGCTGGTCGCCATCGTCTGCGACAACGACGGCTACGCGGTGATCGCCCGGCTGCAGGAAGGCCAGGGCGGCGAACCGTTCAACAACTTCTACGCCAACTGCCGCACCAACCACGCCGAACCACCACGAGTCGACTTCGCCGCCCACGCGCGCGCCCTGGGCTGCGCCGTATTCACGGCCACCGACGTGGACGAGGTCCGCAACGCCTACGCCCAGGCCCGCACCGCCGCCCGCGACGAGTCGCGCCCGGCCGTGCTGGTGGTGCGCACCCAGCCGTCCGCATGGACCGAAGCCGGCGCCTGGTGGGAGGTCGGTGTGCCGGAGCACCTCTCCGGCCGAGCGGCGTACGAGGAATCGAAGGCGCGCCAGGTGCGGTATTTGTAG
- the iolB gene encoding 5-deoxy-glucuronate isomerase, protein MNLHRRAGTLSDGVDPVLLNVEAAGWSYAGLRVLRLGAGEVRAVHTGEYEAFVLPLAGSCTVRVDGLEFILNGRDSVFTRVTDFAYVPRDAEVELSTVDGVEVALPMARCGNRLAPRYGPAEQVPVEVRGAGPATRQVTSFGVPGIWDHADKLNACELITPDGNWSSYPPHKHDEASECEVVNEEIYYFRIAGRDGITTSGEGFGMHRTYTADGALEENVVVRDGDVFLVPRGYHGPCIAAPGYPMYYLNVLAGPAPERSMAFCDDPAHTWVRDSWAGQPTDPRCPVTDHEGRCR, encoded by the coding sequence GTGAATCTGCATCGGCGGGCCGGGACGTTGAGCGACGGGGTGGATCCGGTGTTGCTCAATGTGGAAGCGGCGGGATGGAGTTACGCCGGGCTGCGGGTCCTGCGGTTGGGGGCGGGGGAGGTGCGTGCGGTGCACACGGGGGAGTACGAGGCGTTCGTTCTGCCGTTGGCGGGGTCGTGCACGGTGCGGGTGGACGGTCTGGAATTCATCTTGAACGGCCGAGATTCGGTATTCACGCGGGTAACCGACTTCGCCTATGTGCCACGTGATGCCGAGGTCGAGCTGTCGACGGTGGATGGCGTCGAGGTTGCGCTGCCGATGGCGCGGTGCGGGAATCGGTTGGCGCCGAGATATGGTCCGGCGGAGCAGGTTCCGGTCGAGGTGCGTGGTGCGGGGCCTGCGACTCGGCAGGTCACGAGCTTCGGCGTACCCGGGATATGGGATCACGCCGACAAACTCAACGCATGCGAGCTGATCACCCCGGACGGCAACTGGTCCTCGTACCCGCCGCACAAGCACGACGAGGCGAGCGAATGCGAAGTGGTCAATGAGGAGATCTACTACTTCCGCATCGCGGGGCGCGACGGGATCACCACGTCCGGCGAGGGTTTCGGCATGCATCGGACCTACACCGCCGACGGCGCGCTGGAGGAGAACGTAGTAGTCCGCGATGGCGACGTCTTCCTCGTGCCACGCGGCTACCACGGACCGTGCATCGCCGCCCCCGGCTATCCGATGTACTACCTCAACGTGCTGGCCGGGCCGGCCCCCGAGCGCTCGATGGCCTTCTGCGACGACCCGGCGCACACCTGGGTGCGCGACAGCTGGGCGGGACAGCCGACCGACCCCCGCTGTCCGGTCACCGACCACGAAGGCCGGTGCCGATGA